Proteins from one Bradyrhizobium roseum genomic window:
- a CDS encoding primary-amine oxidase — MQDSVAKAGAVALPTHPLDPLTPDEIRRAAAIVRMTHDLGAGMMFETISLHEPDKRVVHGAKPGEAFAREAFVCAFDRTNGKVFEARVDLVADRVVDWRHVPSVRPRILIDDIMLVGEVARADPRFQAALAKRGITDIDKVQVDPWSAGNYGLPDEEGRRLSHTFCWYRSETNDNGYAHPIEGLCAVIDLDRAEVLRVDDYGAAEVPMQNRNYAARYRSTFRDDVKPLEIVQPAGPSFVVEGNEVRWQKWRFRVGFNAREGLVLHTVGYEDDGRLRPVMHRAALSEMVVPYGHPGGGHFRKNAFDVGEYGIGVLANSLTLGCDCLGAIKYFDAWLADSKGDPYCIESAVCLHEEDFGILWKHTDLFTGEVDVRRARRLVVSSISTVGNYEYGAFWYFHQDGSIHFEMKATGILNTAGLRPGEQPHYGTVVSPGVYAHYHQHIFNMRLDMAVDGERNRVVEVDTVALPVGPENPHGNAFTIRETVLETEQNAQRNVDFNAARYWKIESAEARNGLGRPTAYKLLPLSPVPTFSDPQSMVARRATFMMRQLWVTAYHPDEIFAAGRYPNQSSGGDGLPAWTAADRPLVDTDLVVWHSFGLHHIPRPEDFPVQPVITAGFALHPTGFFGENPALDVPPAASSMSCCVG; from the coding sequence ATGCAGGATTCCGTTGCAAAGGCCGGCGCCGTTGCTTTGCCGACGCATCCGCTGGACCCGTTGACGCCGGACGAGATCCGTCGCGCGGCGGCCATCGTGCGCATGACCCACGATCTCGGGGCGGGCATGATGTTCGAAACCATCAGCCTGCACGAACCGGACAAGCGCGTCGTGCACGGCGCAAAGCCTGGAGAGGCGTTTGCGCGCGAGGCTTTCGTGTGCGCCTTCGACCGGACCAATGGCAAGGTCTTTGAAGCCCGGGTCGACCTCGTCGCGGACCGGGTGGTCGACTGGCGGCATGTGCCGAGCGTGCGGCCGCGCATCCTGATCGACGACATCATGCTGGTGGGAGAAGTGGCCCGCGCCGATCCGCGGTTTCAGGCGGCGCTGGCCAAACGCGGCATCACCGATATTGACAAGGTTCAGGTCGATCCGTGGTCGGCGGGAAATTACGGGCTGCCGGACGAGGAAGGCCGCCGGCTATCGCATACGTTCTGCTGGTACCGCAGCGAGACAAACGACAACGGCTACGCCCATCCGATCGAGGGGCTGTGCGCCGTGATCGATCTCGACCGGGCGGAAGTTCTGCGCGTCGACGATTATGGCGCGGCCGAGGTGCCGATGCAGAACCGCAACTACGCGGCGCGCTATCGCAGCACGTTTCGCGATGACGTCAAGCCGCTGGAGATCGTGCAGCCGGCCGGCCCGAGTTTCGTCGTCGAAGGCAACGAGGTTCGCTGGCAGAAATGGCGGTTTCGCGTCGGCTTCAACGCGCGCGAGGGGCTGGTGCTGCACACCGTCGGCTACGAGGATGACGGCCGGCTGCGGCCGGTGATGCACCGCGCGGCGCTGTCGGAAATGGTCGTGCCTTACGGGCATCCCGGCGGCGGGCACTTTCGCAAGAACGCCTTCGATGTCGGCGAATACGGCATCGGCGTGCTGGCGAACTCGCTGACGCTGGGCTGCGACTGCCTCGGCGCCATCAAATATTTCGACGCGTGGCTGGCCGACAGCAAGGGCGATCCCTATTGCATCGAGAGCGCGGTGTGCCTGCACGAGGAGGATTTTGGGATCCTCTGGAAGCATACCGATCTGTTCACGGGTGAAGTCGACGTGCGGCGCGCCCGACGCCTGGTGGTGTCGTCGATCTCGACCGTCGGCAATTACGAATATGGCGCGTTCTGGTATTTCCATCAGGACGGTTCGATTCATTTTGAGATGAAGGCGACGGGCATCCTGAATACGGCCGGCTTGCGGCCGGGCGAGCAGCCGCATTACGGCACCGTGGTGTCGCCCGGCGTCTACGCGCATTATCACCAGCATATCTTCAACATGCGGCTCGACATGGCGGTCGACGGCGAACGCAACCGCGTCGTCGAGGTCGATACCGTGGCGCTGCCGGTCGGACCGGAGAATCCGCACGGCAATGCCTTCACCATTCGCGAGACCGTTCTCGAAACCGAGCAGAACGCGCAGCGCAACGTCGATTTCAACGCGGCTAGGTACTGGAAAATCGAAAGCGCCGAAGCCCGCAACGGGCTCGGCCGTCCGACCGCCTACAAGCTGCTGCCGCTCAGTCCGGTGCCGACCTTCTCCGACCCGCAATCGATGGTGGCGCGGCGCGCGACCTTCATGATGCGGCAGCTATGGGTAACCGCCTATCATCCGGACGAGATCTTTGCCGCCGGCCGCTATCCCAACCAGAGCAGCGGCGGCGACGGCTTGCCGGCCTGGACCGCCGCGGATCGCCCGCTGGTCGATACCGATCTCGTGGTCTGGCACAGCTTTGGGCTGCACCATATTCCCCGGCCTGAGGATTTCCCAGTACAGCCTGTGATCACCGCAGGGTTCGCGCTGCACCCGACCGGATTCTTCGGCGAGAACCCGGCGCTCGACGTTCCGCCAGCCGCGAGCAGCATGAGCTGCTGCGTCGGCTGA
- the glgA gene encoding glycogen synthase GlgA, translating to MKSLRVLSIASEIFPLIKVGELADVTGALPISLKAEGVEVRTIIPGYPGVINSLGQVDGVIHLPNFFGAEARLLRATSFELSLFVLDAPHLFARPGNPYVRADGMDWPDNALRFAALARIAADIGLGFVPSFVPDVVHAHDWHGALALAYMHYSDRQRPATVMTVHNLSYQGVFPQEMLAAIDLPPESFAMHGVEYYGRIGFLKAGLYFADRITTVSPTYAREILSDEGGMGLAGLLRERSCDLSGILNGIDISVWDPSTDPHIPGCFYPDVSSGFETEVLHNRAINKAALQRRLGLQVAPDAFMLGIIGHLSSKKGVDLLLENLPTIMREGMQLVVLGNGGSRSLQYRYRTAAQSNPGQVSVMIGHDEGLAHLIQAGADALVVPSRFEPCGLTQLCALRYGTVPIVSRVGGLEDTVVDVDDLATTGGGQTGFKFAPVNAENLGDTIQRACTTFHDVAAWRRIQRNGMSTDVSWRNPARRYADLYGELIEVPQEKVA from the coding sequence ATGAAGTCTCTTCGCGTACTTTCGATCGCTTCGGAGATATTTCCCTTGATCAAGGTCGGCGAACTCGCCGACGTTACCGGCGCCCTTCCGATCAGCCTGAAAGCGGAGGGCGTCGAGGTCCGCACCATCATCCCGGGATACCCCGGCGTGATAAATTCGCTCGGGCAGGTCGATGGTGTGATTCATCTGCCGAATTTTTTCGGCGCAGAGGCGCGCCTGCTCCGGGCGACATCGTTTGAACTCAGCCTTTTCGTTCTCGACGCGCCGCATTTGTTCGCGCGTCCCGGCAACCCTTATGTCCGGGCCGACGGAATGGATTGGCCTGATAACGCGTTGCGCTTTGCCGCGCTGGCGCGCATCGCCGCCGATATCGGCCTTGGCTTCGTCCCGTCCTTTGTCCCTGACGTCGTCCATGCCCACGACTGGCACGGCGCGCTGGCCCTGGCGTACATGCACTATAGCGATCGGCAGCGGCCGGCGACGGTGATGACGGTTCACAACCTTTCCTACCAGGGGGTTTTTCCGCAGGAGATGCTGGCCGCGATCGATCTGCCGCCCGAGTCGTTCGCCATGCACGGCGTCGAATATTATGGACGGATCGGATTCTTGAAGGCCGGTCTTTATTTCGCCGATCGCATCACGACGGTTTCCCCGACCTACGCCAGGGAAATCCTGAGCGATGAGGGCGGCATGGGACTCGCTGGCCTGCTGCGCGAGCGATCATGCGACCTCAGCGGAATCCTCAACGGCATCGATATTTCGGTGTGGGATCCGTCGACGGACCCTCACATCCCCGGCTGTTTCTATCCGGATGTGTCGAGCGGTTTCGAGACCGAGGTGCTGCACAATCGCGCGATCAACAAGGCGGCCTTGCAGCGGCGGCTCGGCCTGCAGGTGGCGCCCGATGCATTCATGCTCGGAATCATCGGTCATCTGTCCAGCAAGAAGGGCGTCGATCTACTGCTCGAAAATCTCCCGACGATCATGCGCGAGGGAATGCAACTGGTCGTGCTGGGGAACGGTGGAAGCCGCAGCCTGCAATATCGCTATCGTACGGCCGCACAGTCCAATCCGGGGCAGGTGAGCGTCATGATCGGGCATGACGAGGGATTGGCCCACCTGATTCAGGCCGGCGCGGATGCACTGGTCGTGCCGTCGCGCTTCGAGCCCTGCGGCCTGACGCAGCTTTGTGCGCTGAGATACGGCACGGTTCCCATCGTCTCGCGTGTCGGTGGTCTGGAAGACACGGTGGTTGACGTCGACGATCTGGCTACCACCGGCGGCGGACAGACCGGATTCAAGTTCGCACCCGTCAACGCAGAAAATCTCGGTGATACCATCCAGCGGGCATGCACGACATTTCACGACGTCGCCGCATGGCGACGGATTCAGCGCAACGGCATGTCGACCGACGTTTCATGGCGCAATCCGGCGAGGCGCTATGCCGATCTTTACGGCGAATTGATCGAAGTGCCGCAGGAGAAGGTCGCCTAG
- a CDS encoding metallophosphoesterase, with protein sequence MPQLIFGLVFLLVLTRFIWPLELPLSIKVAVAALVLVALQFHRWNKLSSGSIFSPEFPRPVVILFNWAFGTVVLLALLQLALDVGLLFAALIHGGIVGAPDGVRYGLAAFAMLAAAIGVQQAIRVPPLREIEVGISGLPRQFDGYTILQLTDLHISRLFPQSWARAVVERSNRLAVDLIAITGDLIDGTPEARRADVEPLQDLQATDGVHVISGNHEYIFGYGIWMARYAALGLRSLENTHIVLDRDGAKLVIAGITDRASRHNGHPVRDLAAILEAAPNGAPVILLDHQPSDARHAAKLGVALQLSGHTHGGLIRGIDRLAARANAGYVSGRYDVGGMTLYVNNGTALWPGFALRLGRPSELTRITLRRADGG encoded by the coding sequence ATTCCCCAACTCATTTTCGGCCTGGTCTTTCTCCTGGTCCTGACCCGCTTCATCTGGCCGCTGGAGCTGCCGCTTTCGATCAAGGTTGCGGTGGCGGCGCTCGTGCTGGTCGCACTGCAGTTTCATCGCTGGAACAAGCTTTCGTCAGGCTCGATCTTCTCGCCGGAGTTTCCGCGTCCGGTGGTCATCCTCTTCAACTGGGCGTTCGGCACGGTCGTCCTGCTGGCGTTGCTGCAACTGGCGCTCGACGTCGGACTGCTGTTCGCAGCGCTGATTCATGGCGGCATCGTGGGCGCTCCCGACGGCGTTCGCTATGGATTGGCCGCGTTTGCCATGCTGGCCGCCGCCATTGGCGTCCAACAGGCCATCCGCGTGCCCCCGCTCAGGGAGATCGAGGTCGGCATCAGCGGGCTGCCGCGACAATTCGATGGTTACACCATCTTGCAACTCACCGATCTCCACATCAGCCGGCTGTTTCCCCAATCATGGGCGCGCGCCGTCGTCGAGCGATCCAACAGGCTCGCCGTAGACCTGATCGCGATTACGGGCGATCTGATCGACGGCACGCCTGAAGCGCGGCGGGCCGACGTCGAGCCGCTGCAAGACCTGCAGGCGACCGACGGCGTCCACGTGATATCCGGCAATCACGAGTATATTTTCGGCTACGGCATATGGATGGCGCGCTATGCTGCGTTGGGCCTGCGGTCGCTTGAGAACACGCATATCGTGCTCGATCGCGACGGCGCAAAGCTCGTCATCGCCGGGATCACCGACCGCGCGTCGCGCCACAACGGACATCCCGTCCGGGACCTCGCGGCGATTCTCGAAGCTGCGCCCAATGGCGCCCCCGTCATCCTGCTCGATCACCAGCCGAGCGACGCGCGGCACGCCGCAAAACTCGGCGTGGCGCTGCAACTGTCCGGACATACGCACGGCGGATTGATCCGGGGGATTGACCGCCTGGCCGCGCGCGCCAATGCGGGCTACGTTTCCGGCCGTTACGACGTGGGCGGGATGACGCTGTATGTCAACAACGGCACCGCGCTGTGGCCCGGTTTCGCGCTGCGGCTCGGCCGCCCCTCCGAATTGACGCGCATCACGCTGCGCCGGGCCGATGGCGGGTGA
- a CDS encoding metal-dependent hydrolase family protein, translating to MDVYHFKNFEMLDPEAGELRGGHELVVEGDTIREISAKPIKLATASVIDCGGRTLMPGLIDSHVHVVLSEVVIRNMENVPLTLMTARAAHLMHKMLDRGFTSVRDTGGADWGLKEATEKGLLPGPRLFIAGRAIGPTGGHSDGRRRTDFGSRCQCCNALTFSMGVADGITQVRRAVREEMRQGCDQVKIMMSGGVASPYDPLDSLQFSVGEVEAAVQEAHAFGRYVCAHAYTPEAITRAANAGVRTIEHGNLIDDASARLMAEKGMFLVANLVTYFEMKKHAAEYGMNSDMLAKNDLVIDGALKSLEICKRHGVPVAYGTDLLGELQVAQSEEFSLRAQVLSPAEIIRSATTIGAQVTRMEGKIGCLKPGAFADLLVVDGDPLKNLKLLADQGQHLSIIMKGGRFHKNRLQ from the coding sequence ATGGATGTCTACCATTTCAAGAATTTCGAAATGCTTGATCCCGAGGCCGGGGAATTGCGCGGCGGCCATGAACTGGTGGTCGAAGGCGACACGATCCGGGAAATCTCGGCGAAACCGATCAAGCTTGCAACCGCCAGCGTGATCGACTGCGGCGGACGCACGCTGATGCCCGGCCTGATCGACAGCCATGTCCATGTCGTGCTGTCCGAGGTCGTGATCCGCAATATGGAAAACGTACCATTGACGCTGATGACGGCGCGCGCCGCCCATCTGATGCACAAGATGCTCGACCGCGGCTTCACCAGCGTGCGGGACACCGGGGGCGCGGATTGGGGCTTGAAGGAGGCGACCGAGAAGGGGCTGTTGCCGGGGCCGCGGCTGTTCATCGCCGGCCGCGCCATCGGCCCCACGGGCGGCCACAGCGACGGCCGCCGCCGCACCGATTTTGGTTCACGCTGTCAATGCTGCAACGCTCTGACGTTCTCCATGGGCGTCGCGGATGGCATCACCCAGGTCCGTCGCGCGGTACGCGAGGAAATGCGCCAGGGTTGCGACCAGGTCAAGATCATGATGTCCGGCGGCGTCGCCTCGCCCTACGATCCGCTCGACAGCCTGCAATTCTCGGTCGGCGAAGTGGAGGCCGCGGTGCAGGAAGCGCACGCCTTTGGCCGCTATGTCTGTGCACACGCCTACACGCCGGAGGCGATCACGCGCGCGGCCAATGCCGGCGTTCGCACCATCGAGCACGGCAATCTGATCGACGATGCCTCGGCCAGGCTGATGGCCGAGAAAGGCATGTTCCTGGTCGCCAACCTCGTGACCTATTTCGAGATGAAAAAGCACGCCGCAGAGTACGGCATGAATTCGGACATGCTGGCCAAAAACGACCTCGTGATCGATGGTGCCCTGAAGTCGCTCGAAATCTGCAAGCGCCACGGCGTCCCGGTCGCCTACGGCACCGATCTGCTCGGCGAGTTGCAGGTGGCCCAATCGGAGGAGTTTTCGCTGCGCGCGCAGGTGCTGTCGCCGGCCGAGATTATCCGTTCTGCCACCACGATCGGGGCCCAGGTCACACGCATGGAGGGCAAGATCGGTTGCCTGAAACCGGGTGCCTTCGCCGATCTGCTCGTGGTCGACGGCGACCCGCTGAAGAACCTGAAGCTGTTGGCAGACCAGGGCCAGCACCTTTCGATCATCATGAAGGGCGGGCGCTTTCACAAGAACCGGCTGCAGTGA
- a CDS encoding class I SAM-dependent methyltransferase produces the protein MAADIDREGVEKAYGRWAPVYDLVFGKVFDEGRRSTIAEADKIGGRVLDVGVGTGLSLSEYSRNTKLCGVDISEPMLRRALKRVREFGLSNVETLAVMDAKNLAFKDSYFDAVVAQYVITAVPDPERTLDDFIRVLKPGGELILVNHIGAESGPRRVFELAFAPLARRLGWRPEFPWERLTNWAAKHGGVTLTERRPMPPMGHFSLIRYRKS, from the coding sequence ATGGCTGCGGACATCGACCGCGAGGGGGTCGAAAAGGCGTATGGGCGCTGGGCGCCTGTCTACGATCTGGTTTTCGGAAAAGTATTCGACGAAGGCCGCCGCTCGACGATCGCGGAGGCCGACAAGATCGGCGGACGCGTGCTCGACGTCGGGGTCGGCACCGGGCTGTCGCTGTCGGAATACTCGCGCAACACGAAACTATGCGGCGTCGATATTTCCGAGCCGATGCTGCGCCGCGCGCTCAAGCGCGTGCGCGAGTTCGGCCTCAGCAATGTCGAAACGTTGGCGGTGATGGACGCCAAGAACCTCGCGTTCAAGGACTCGTATTTCGATGCGGTGGTGGCGCAATATGTCATCACGGCGGTGCCGGACCCGGAACGCACGCTGGATGATTTCATCCGCGTGCTGAAGCCCGGCGGCGAACTGATTCTGGTCAATCACATCGGCGCCGAAAGCGGGCCGCGCCGCGTCTTCGAACTGGCGTTCGCGCCGCTGGCGCGCCGGCTCGGCTGGCGGCCGGAATTCCCCTGGGAACGGCTGACCAATTGGGCCGCCAAGCATGGCGGCGTCACCTTGACGGAGCGGCGGCCGATGCCGCCGATGGGACATTTTTCGCTGATCCGTTATCGTAAGTCGTAA
- the mnmA gene encoding tRNA 2-thiouridine(34) synthase MnmA, producing MRNNLDLEGRPQDTRVVVAMSGGVDSSVTAALLKSEGYDVVGITLQLYDHGAATHRKGACCAGRDIHDARNVAERIGIPHYVLDYESRFRESVIDNFAESYALGETPVPCIECNRSVKFRDLLATARELGAHALATGHYVASRRLADGSRALVCAADSDRDQSYFLFATTREQLDYLRFPLGDMTKPQARELARRFGLEVADKQDSQDICFVPTGRYTDIIGRLKPGAIEPGDIVDLDGRVIGRHQGIVHFTVGQRKGLGIAAGSPLYVVRLDAASRRVVVGPREALRMDRIRLRDVNWIGDGALERVIGDGIEMFVRVRSTRPPQPAWLRAVDGEYEVELVAGEEGVSPGQACVFYDAPKGQARVLGGGFIKSATARVAARAGTQEKTASLAEVMRTY from the coding sequence ATGCGAAACAATCTGGATCTCGAAGGCCGCCCGCAGGATACGCGGGTCGTGGTCGCCATGTCCGGCGGTGTCGATTCCTCCGTGACGGCGGCCCTGCTGAAGTCCGAAGGTTACGATGTGGTCGGGATCACGCTGCAGCTTTACGACCATGGCGCGGCGACCCACCGCAAGGGCGCCTGCTGCGCCGGCCGCGACATCCACGACGCGCGCAACGTTGCCGAGCGGATCGGCATCCCGCATTACGTGCTCGACTATGAGAGCCGCTTCCGCGAATCCGTGATCGACAATTTTGCCGAAAGCTACGCGCTCGGCGAAACCCCGGTGCCGTGCATCGAGTGCAACCGCTCCGTCAAGTTTCGCGACCTGCTCGCGACCGCGCGCGAACTCGGTGCGCATGCGCTCGCGACCGGTCATTATGTCGCCTCGCGCCGTCTCGCCGACGGATCGCGCGCGCTGGTGTGCGCCGCGGATTCCGATCGCGACCAGAGCTATTTCCTGTTCGCGACCACGCGCGAGCAGCTCGACTATCTGCGCTTTCCGCTCGGCGACATGACCAAGCCGCAGGCGCGCGAACTGGCGCGGCGCTTCGGCCTTGAAGTCGCCGACAAGCAGGACAGCCAGGACATCTGCTTCGTGCCGACCGGGCGCTACACCGATATCATCGGCCGCCTCAAGCCCGGTGCGATCGAGCCCGGCGATATCGTCGATCTCGATGGCCGCGTCATCGGCCGTCATCAGGGCATCGTTCATTTTACCGTCGGCCAGCGCAAGGGATTAGGCATCGCCGCCGGTTCGCCGCTCTACGTCGTCAGGCTCGATGCGGCCAGCCGCCGCGTCGTGGTCGGGCCGCGCGAGGCGTTGCGGATGGATCGGATCCGCCTGCGCGACGTCAACTGGATCGGCGACGGCGCGCTGGAGCGCGTGATCGGCGACGGCATCGAGATGTTCGTGCGCGTGCGTTCGACGCGCCCGCCGCAGCCGGCCTGGCTGCGCGCGGTCGATGGGGAGTATGAGGTCGAACTCGTTGCCGGCGAGGAGGGCGTTTCGCCCGGTCAAGCCTGCGTGTTTTACGACGCCCCGAAGGGACAGGCCCGCGTGCTCGGCGGCGGATTCATCAAGAGCGCGACGGCGAGGGTTGCGGCGAGGGCAGGGACGCAGGAAAAGACTGCCTCGCTCGCCGAGGTGATGCGTACTTATTAA
- a CDS encoding flagellar hook-length control protein FliK yields MVSVTSEVSANTSFQNAAARSARPDSEPSAGNDSFAALVDSNTSASTNDRRAQDNTPSMRRADDTQAASGNRARDNAAASDRADKAARNDSNDRNAAADARGDKARNDKARDDNNNVEAKADADRKTDADAKAEATRRGKSKTDAAKSDGTKSEETQAASTDASAAADPAEAAQAATAVVTADAIAVVIPAANAPAATPAVAQATETAAAPLAIAAAAIAASASLAAETAPATPAAATPGTATAEPETATTAQGDAAAKTAAQGSAAQVISVAVTSSEPSIASGAVQAASMAATTPAATKAAAPLKNPDLARKSATTAVELAASTDATDTTAPAATPAADTVVPDVTAPTETSGQPKSGHGVADGAKVDASGNSVTSPTANPQTNSHLVAPDAGQTPVNSAVNGVHAAGAIQAQHITPATTLVAASQLTATAASGAPVPVSGLAMEIAASVQSGKTRFEIRLDPAELGRIDVRIDVDRHGQVTSHLTVERPETLSMLRQDANQLQRALDNAGLSTGNGGLQFSLRDQSSQGQNDGNQSNPNAHRLVVSEEDNVPPHVAGRGYGRMLGSSGGIDIRI; encoded by the coding sequence GTGGTCAGTGTCACGTCAGAAGTATCGGCAAACACATCTTTTCAGAACGCGGCGGCACGCTCCGCCCGGCCGGATAGCGAGCCGTCCGCCGGAAACGACAGCTTTGCGGCGCTGGTCGACAGCAATACGTCCGCCAGCACCAATGATCGCCGCGCCCAGGACAACACGCCGTCGATGCGCCGCGCGGACGACACCCAGGCCGCGTCCGGTAACCGCGCGCGCGATAATGCGGCCGCATCCGATCGGGCAGACAAAGCCGCGCGCAACGATTCAAACGATCGCAACGCCGCCGCCGACGCCCGCGGCGACAAGGCACGCAATGACAAGGCGCGCGACGACAACAACAACGTCGAAGCCAAGGCCGATGCCGACCGCAAGACGGACGCCGACGCCAAAGCCGAGGCCACCCGCCGCGGCAAATCGAAGACCGACGCGGCGAAATCCGACGGCACGAAATCCGAAGAGACGCAAGCCGCATCGACCGACGCTTCCGCGGCCGCCGATCCGGCCGAAGCCGCGCAGGCCGCAACGGCCGTGGTGACGGCCGACGCCATCGCCGTCGTCATCCCTGCCGCCAACGCGCCGGCTGCGACGCCCGCCGTGGCGCAAGCAACGGAAACGGCCGCCGCTCCGCTGGCGATCGCTGCCGCTGCGATCGCAGCCTCGGCTTCGCTCGCCGCCGAGACGGCGCCGGCCACGCCCGCCGCGGCGACGCCCGGCACTGCCACAGCCGAGCCCGAAACCGCGACGACCGCGCAAGGCGACGCTGCCGCCAAGACCGCCGCACAGGGCAGCGCTGCACAGGTCATTAGTGTTGCGGTCACATCCAGCGAACCGTCCATCGCGAGCGGCGCCGTCCAGGCCGCTTCCATGGCCGCGACGACGCCCGCCGCAACCAAAGCCGCCGCGCCGCTCAAGAACCCGGATCTCGCCAGGAAGAGCGCCACGACGGCCGTCGAGCTGGCCGCCTCCACCGACGCGACCGATACAACTGCGCCCGCTGCAACGCCCGCCGCGGATACGGTTGTGCCCGACGTCACCGCGCCGACCGAAACCAGCGGCCAGCCGAAATCCGGGCATGGCGTCGCCGATGGCGCCAAGGTCGATGCGTCGGGCAATTCCGTCACCTCGCCGACCGCCAATCCTCAGACCAATTCGCACCTTGTCGCGCCTGATGCGGGCCAGACGCCGGTCAACTCCGCCGTTAACGGCGTACATGCCGCCGGCGCGATCCAGGCTCAACACATCACCCCCGCCACGACGCTGGTTGCCGCAAGCCAGCTCACCGCGACCGCCGCGAGCGGCGCGCCGGTGCCGGTGAGCGGGCTTGCGATGGAAATCGCCGCTTCCGTCCAGAGCGGCAAGACCCGCTTCGAAATCCGGCTCGATCCCGCCGAACTCGGCCGCATCGACGTCCGCATCGATGTCGACCGCCACGGACAGGTGACGTCGCATCTGACGGTCGAGCGGCCGGAAACGCTGTCGATGCTGCGCCAGGACGCCAACCAGTTGCAGCGTGCGCTGGATAATGCCGGGCTTTCGACGGGCAATGGCGGTCTTCAATTCAGCCTGCGCGACCAGTCCTCGCAGGGCCAGAACGACGGCAACCAGTCCAACCCGAATGCCCATCGCCTCGTCGTCAGCGAGGAAGACAATGTTCCGCCCCACGTGGCCGGCCGCGGCTACGGCCGCATGCTCGGTTCGAGCGGCGGCATCGACATCAGAATTTAA
- a CDS encoding TIGR02281 family clan AA aspartic protease codes for MKRLLILLSLLAIVAVVAPKSPKRLTYTNGTASDVSRHPEPVHTVQIRRGSNGDFAVQAKINGIAAPMVVDTGATSVVLTYETAKALGLPLELLEYNVDVQTASGQTKAARLWLDRMAIGKLVERSVQALVVPRGQMKTNLLGMSFLDRLDGFEVRADHLVMRGFQEPVDLRSDRRS; via the coding sequence ATGAAACGCTTGCTGATTCTGCTGTCCCTGCTCGCCATCGTCGCCGTTGTTGCACCCAAGAGTCCGAAGCGGCTTACGTATACCAACGGCACGGCTTCGGATGTTTCGCGCCACCCCGAGCCGGTCCACACCGTGCAGATCCGGCGCGGCTCGAACGGGGACTTCGCCGTGCAGGCCAAGATCAACGGGATTGCCGCACCGATGGTGGTCGATACCGGGGCGACCTCCGTCGTCCTGACGTACGAAACCGCAAAGGCGCTTGGCCTGCCGCTGGAACTGCTCGAATACAACGTGGATGTCCAAACCGCGAGTGGCCAGACCAAGGCGGCGCGGCTATGGCTCGACCGGATGGCGATCGGAAAACTGGTCGAACGCTCCGTGCAGGCGCTGGTGGTGCCGCGCGGCCAGATGAAGACCAATCTGCTCGGCATGAGCTTTCTCGATCGGCTCGACGGTTTTGAAGTGCGCGCCGACCACCTTGTGATGCGCGGCTTCCAGGAGCCGGTCGACTTACGCAGCGACCGCCGCAGCTGA
- a CDS encoding L,D-transpeptidase encodes MRSHAVIIAATLAWFISIERADAKLDILVDKATQRMFVIQDGYIRFMWPVSTGREATQTPNGIFAPQRLERNWSSTAYYDSPMPFSIFFHKGYAIHGSYAIDRLGGPASHGCVRLHPHHAAILFDLVQLEGPNRTTIEVTDQGRPMEPPLPRREVAAGPGMNPPPPMNPPPLLSPPPQRRVRYPLTADEMPNLAPAQPPVQRTRLSAANNALPARPPAPPQADRRLIADARPPANPPRAPRAPSDAEMTIGAARSNESYEPRPRTRPAEGPKIAERSNPEPAAANSGIKVLPASCWTGGASRWKWWASGNPCR; translated from the coding sequence ATGCGTAGCCATGCGGTTATCATAGCAGCGACGCTGGCATGGTTCATCAGCATCGAACGCGCCGACGCAAAGCTCGACATCCTCGTCGACAAGGCGACGCAGCGGATGTTCGTCATTCAGGACGGATACATTCGCTTCATGTGGCCCGTATCCACCGGCCGCGAAGCCACGCAAACCCCGAACGGAATCTTCGCGCCGCAGCGGCTTGAGCGCAACTGGTCCTCCACCGCGTATTACGATTCGCCGATGCCGTTCTCGATCTTCTTCCACAAGGGCTACGCGATCCATGGCAGCTACGCGATCGATCGGCTGGGAGGGCCTGCATCGCACGGATGCGTGCGCTTGCACCCCCATCACGCCGCCATCCTGTTCGACCTCGTGCAACTCGAAGGTCCGAACCGGACGACCATCGAAGTCACCGACCAGGGCCGCCCCATGGAGCCGCCATTGCCGCGGCGAGAGGTCGCTGCGGGACCGGGCATGAACCCGCCGCCGCCCATGAATCCGCCCCCGCTTCTGAGCCCGCCGCCGCAGAGGAGAGTGCGTTATCCGCTCACCGCTGACGAGATGCCAAATCTGGCGCCTGCACAGCCTCCTGTACAGCGCACGCGGCTGAGCGCTGCGAACAATGCGTTGCCGGCCAGGCCTCCGGCGCCGCCGCAGGCGGATCGTCGATTAATCGCGGATGCCAGGCCGCCCGCCAATCCGCCGCGCGCGCCCAGAGCGCCAAGCGATGCCGAAATGACGATCGGTGCCGCGCGGTCGAACGAATCGTACGAGCCTCGTCCCAGAACGAGGCCCGCCGAAGGACCGAAGATCGCGGAACGATCGAATCCAGAACCAGCGGCGGCGAATTCCGGCATCAAGGTTCTGCCTGCATCCTGCTGGACGGGTGGGGCTTCCCGATGGAAGTGGTGGGCGTCGGGCAATCCATGCAGATAA